In Onychostoma macrolepis isolate SWU-2019 chromosome 04, ASM1243209v1, whole genome shotgun sequence, one DNA window encodes the following:
- the LOC131538386 gene encoding gastrula zinc finger protein XlCGF8.2DB-like, which produces MALKEESQELNETKEKDQNEKHHDFKTEEKSSCSLTEKTSSQAQKTQTTNLNSNMRIHTGERPYTCQQCGKSFTRKKYLTVHMIIHSGEKPFTCPQCGKSFRIKGNLKAHMRIHTGEKPFTCELCGKSFSSNNGLKVHMRTHTGEKPFVCDQCGKSFTEKNLLNAHMRVHTGESPYTCELCGKSFTRSGVLKTHMIIHMEKKPIICPQCGKSFTQKHCLNTHMIIHTGERPYTCPQCGKSFRHKGTLKVHIRVHTGEKPYTCKLCVKSFSLNKGLKFHMRTHTGEKPFVCDQCGKSFTEKKLLNAHMRVHTGESPYTCELCGKGFTRKENLKNHMKIHSRQKTFNCH; this is translated from the coding sequence ATGGCACTGAAAGAGGAGAGTCAAGAACTGAATGAAACGAAAGAGAAAGATCAGAATGAGAAACATCATGATTtcaaaactgaagaaaaatcAAGTTGCTCACTGACTGAAAAGACGTCCTCACAAGCTCAAAAAACACAAACTACAAACCTTAATTCcaacatgagaattcacactggagagagaccttatacctgccaacagtgtggaaagagtttcacacggAAAAAATACCTTACTGTCCACATGATCATTCActctggagagaaacctttcacctgccctcagtgtggaaagagtttcaggaTTAAAGGAAACCTTAAGGCTCacatgaggattcacactggagagaaaccattcacCTGCGaactgtgtgggaagagtttctcaTCAAATAACGGTCTTAAGGTTCACATGAGaactcacactggagagaagccatttgtatgtgatcagtgtggaaagagttttacagaGAAAAACCTCCTTAATgcccacatgagagttcacactggagagagtcCTTACACCTGCGaactgtgtgggaagagtttcacaagAAGTGGAGTTCTTAAGACTCACATGATAATTCACATGGAAAAGAAGCCAATTATATGCCCTCAGTGcggaaagagttttacacagAAACACTGCCTTAATACCCACATGAtcattcacactggagagagaccTTACacctgccctcagtgtggaaagagtttcaggcACAAAGGAACCCTTAAGGTTCACAttagagttcacactggagagaaaccctACACCTGCAAACTGTGTGTGAAGAGCTTCTCATTAAATAAAGGTCTAAAGTTTCACATGAGAACTCACACGGGAGAGAAGCCATTTGTATgcgatcagtgtggaaagagttttacggAGAAAAAACTCCTTAATgcccacatgagagttcacactggagagagtcCTTACACCTGCGAACTGTGTGGGAAGGGCTTCACACGtaaagaaaaccttaaaaaccaCATGAAGATTCACTCAAGACAGAAAACTTTTAATTGTCATTAG